Proteins encoded in a region of the Balaenoptera musculus isolate JJ_BM4_2016_0621 chromosome 5, mBalMus1.pri.v3, whole genome shotgun sequence genome:
- the RAB33B gene encoding ras-related protein Rab-33B encodes MASEMESSLEASFSSSGAMSGASGFLPPARSRIFKIIVIGDSNVGKTCLTYRFCAGRFPDRTEATIGVDFRERAVEIDGERIKIQLWDTAGQERFRKSMVQHYYRNVHAVVFVYDMTNMASFHSLPSWIEECKQHLLANDIPRILVGNKCDLRSAIQVPTDLAQKFADTHSMPLFETSAKNPNDNDHVEAIFMTLAHKLKSHKPLMLSQPPDNGITLKPEPKPAVTCWC; translated from the exons ATGGCTTCGGAGATGGAGTCGTCGCTCGAGGCGAGCTTCTCGTCCAGCGGTGCGATGTCAGGGGCCTCAGGGTTTCTGCCCCCGGCTCGCTCCCGCATCTTCAAGATCATCGTGATTGGCGACTCCAATGTGGGCAAGACGTGCCTGACCTACCGCTTCTGCGCCGGCCGCTTCCCCGACCGCACCGAGGCTACTATCGGGGTGGATTTCCGAGAACGAGCGGTGGAGATTGATGGGGAGCGTATCAAG ATCCAGTTATGGGACACAGCGGGACAAGAACGATTCAGAAAGAGCATGGTCCAGCACTACTACAGAAACGTACATGCTGTTGTCTTCGTGTATGATATGACCAACATGGCGAGTTTTCATAGCCTGCCGTCTTGGATAGAAGAATGCAAACAGCATTTGCTAGCCAACGATATACCACGGATTCTTGTTGGAAATAAATGTGACTTGAGGAGTGCCATTCAGGTACCCACGGACTTGGCACAGAAATTTGCTGACACGCACAGTATGCCTTTGTTTGAAACCTCTGCTAAAAACCCGAATGATAATGACCATGTGGAAGCTATATTTATGACCTTGGCTCATAAGCTGAAGAGCCATAAACCGTTAATGCTTAGTCAACCCCCTGATAACGGAATTACCCTGAAGCCTGAACCAAAGCCTGCAGTGACGTGCTGGTGCTAA
- the LOC118895726 gene encoding stathmin-like, whose product MASSDIQVKELEKRASGQAFELILRPRSKDSVPEFPLSPPKKKDLSLEEIQKKLEAAEERCKSHEAEVLKQLAEKREHEKEVLQKAIEENNNFSKMAEEKLTHKMEANKENQEAQMAAKLERLREKDKHIEEVRKNKESKDPADETEAD is encoded by the coding sequence ATGGCTTCTTCTGATATCCAGGTGAAGGAACTGGAGAAGCGTGCCTCAGGCCAGGCTTTTGAGCTGATTCTCAGACCTCGATCAAAAGACTCTGTCCCAGaattccccctttcccctccaaAGAAGAAGGATCTTTCCCTGGAGGAAATTCAGAAGAAActagaagctgcagaagaaagatGCAAGTCCCATGAAGCTGAGGTTTTGAAGCAGCTTGCTGAGAAACGAGAGCATGAGAAGGAAGTGCTTCAAAAAGCGATAGAGGAGAACAACAACTTCAGTAAAATGGCAGAAGAGAAGCTGACCCACAAAATGGAAGCCAACAAAGAGAACCAAGAGGCGCAAATGGCTGCCAAACTGGAGCGTTTGCGAGAGAAGGACAAGCACATTGAAGAAGTGCGGAAGAACAAAGAATCCAAAGATCCTGCTGATGAGACTGAAGCTGACTAA